The Candidatus Poribacteria bacterium genomic sequence TTCACCCGATATGTCTTCAGCGACTCCCCCTTTGCCTTCATCAAAGAGCCAGATACCGACGGCTGTCGAAAAATCAATCTCAGCGGTACTGATATGAACAGTGATGAGACTGAGACACATCACACACAGTGTTAATAATACTTTTTTCATAGTCTTCCTTCTTAGGTTTACCGAGAGCGTGCTTAAAACACGCACCTACGGGATTGAAATTCATTCTTATACTTCTAATTATAATAGCGTATATAACACGAAATTGCAACAAAAAACCTGATGTAGACGCAGTTTGATGCATATCCGTTAAACCACCGAAGGATGCAGGATTTCTTCATCGATTCGACGATATTCGTAGCGTTCATCGGGTGCAAACACGATCTCTAATTCACGCTGGGCACTCCTTGGAGAGTCGGATGCGTGCACAACGTTATGCGTAATATTAATTGAAAAATCGCCTCGGATGCTTCCGGGTTGCGATTTCTTTGGATCGGTCTCCCCGTTAAGGATGCGTACCATTTCTATTGCGCCGCGCCCTTCAACCGCCAAGGCGACAATGGGTGCTGAAGTCATGAATTCGATAAGTACATCGTAAAAGGATTTGCCTTGATGGACGGCGTAGAGTTTTTCTGCTG encodes the following:
- a CDS encoding nucleoside-diphosphate kinase, which translates into the protein METEQTLVLIKPDGVQRGLIGEVIARYEHKGLKIVGMKLLQLPRDTAEKLYAVHQGKSFYDVLIEFMTSAPIVALAVEGRGAIEMVRILNGETDPKKSQPGSIRGDFSINITHNVVHASDSPRSAQRELEIVFAPDERYEYRRIDEEILHPSVV